The Salvelinus sp. IW2-2015 unplaced genomic scaffold, ASM291031v2 Un_scaffold6577, whole genome shotgun sequence genomic interval tctgcaaacatttctaaaaacatattttcactttgttattaaggggtattgtgtgtagatgggtgataaaatacatatatttaatccattttaatttcaggctgtaacacaacaaaatgtttattaagtcaaggggtatgaatacattctgaaggcactgagtaAATGAattgagtttcacccccttttgccttcagaacagcctcagttcatcggggcatggactctacaaggtgtcgaacgtGTTCCACCtggatgatggcccatgttgactccaatgcttcccacacttgtgtcaagttggctggatatcctttgggtggtggactattcttgatacacatgggaaacagtgataaaaaacccagcagtgttgcagttcttgaaaccagtgtgtctggcacctactgccacacctcattcaaaggcacttacatttatTGTCTTGCCCAAACACCCACTAAATGGATCACATACACAATACActtttcaattgtctcaaggtttaaaaatccttctttaacctgtctactccccttcatctacactgaagtggatttaacaagtgacatcaacaagggatcatagctttcacttggattcacatggtcagtctatgtcatggaaagagcagtacGATACAGTTGAACACTGATTCTGATCTATCACctaatacctacagtactcataaATCCATTGACAGTGAGTGGTAGTGTGAACTGCACGCAGACAATTTGATTAATcgtaatttcatacattttacacaCATATAGGCAAAGCAGTTTCCACAAAACTGCAATGAGCTTGTTAGTCCCTTTTTTGTCAGTCCCACCATATCCCCATCCCCACCATATTGAAGCATCAGCGTAGTGTTGTGTCCCATAgtcaatgttttctctcttctctctctgaatcATCTGGTCCTTCTGCCTCTCAATTCCTGACCCTGTCCTCCAGAGCTTTCAGCTCTCCCCCCACCTGTTGGGGGAAGTCGGCTCCCACCTGCCAGGTAAAGTACACCCTCAGATTCTGGGTCTCCTTCTCCCAGAAGACCTTTGGCAGGTCGAAGAGGGTTTTATCTAGAAGGTATAcagcttttgtaaaaaaaataaaaaataaaatctagcAAGTTTAGGAGAatttatgcagcaggttaggataattaatgttgCAGGTTATGATAAATAGATTAAAGTACTGATAAGGGTTAGGATTAGATAAAATGCAAAAATAATTCAACTTTTGACGTAAATTTGACAAAAGCTTTATCCCACCAAGACTTGACTGTCGAAGAGGGCGCCAATTTCCACCTTGCCGCTCAGGCCCTGCAGGTCGTTGGCTCTCTCCTGTGATACCTGTGGAGGTCACGTCAATAAGAAGTAATTTTGGTAGCAGGTTAGGAACGGTAGAATggccccagatagcatatgatagcAAAATGTGCTGAAaagtaggaaattagctttaacacTGCAACACTTtgtctcagcctcatggcaaaatgtgaacacAAGCATGATGAACTATAAAGACACCTAAATAAATCTCTGCTTCATGGCAAAAAGGTAGAATTTCAGGAATTATTTAAAACGACAAATTGTGAGATGCATTGTAAAATTGCAAAtttctctctgcaccatggcaaaTTGTTTGAAATCAGGaaagtacagtggcaagaaaaagtatgtgaaccctttggaattacatgGATTCTGCagaaattggtcataaaatgtcacagtcaaacatagacacacacagtgtgcttaaactaacaaCACACAAATTATTATATTTCCTTGTTTAtttaatacatcatttaaaaattCACAGTGAGTCAGAGTCAGCTAACCTGAGTTGGCAAGTGAATTAAGAGTTGGTTAGAGTTGCCCTGCCCTATACAAAACACTCTCAAagttgagtttgctattcacaagaagcccTTGAACAACaaaagatctcagaagacctaagattaagaattgtttaCTTGCATACATCTGGAAAGGAAagtctctaaaagccttgattttCTTAGTCCCAGTAAAACAATTGTctaaaatggagaaagttcagcactgttgctactctccctaggactggccatcctgcaaagatgactgcaagagcacagtgcagaatgctcaatgagttaagaagaatcctagagtgtcagctaaagacacACAgcaatctctggaacatgctaacactctattgacgagtctacgatatgtaaaacactgaacaaatgtgttcatgggaggacaccacagaagaagccactgctgtccaaaaaaaacattcgCTCGTCTAATCACAAAGAGCCTGATGtttcacagcgctactggcaaaatattctgtggacagatttaACTAAAGTTaatgtttggaaggaacacacacacactatgtgtggagaaaaaaaggcacagcacacaaacatcaaaacctcatcccaactgtaaagtttggtaggaGGCCATCATGGTTTGGGTCTGCTGCTTTCCCAGggctggacagcttgctatcatcaacggaaaatgattcccaagtttatcaagactttTGCAgcagaatgtaaggctatctggcCGCCAATTGAAGGTCAACAAAGTTGGTGATAACAGACAACAccaaaaacacagaagtaaacaacaacagaattatttcaacagaagaaaatactcctTCTGGAtgacccagtcagagtcctgacctcaacccgattgcgatgcagtggcatgacctcgagagcggttcacaccagacatcacaagatattgctgaactgaaacagttcagTACTacgaaaacgtttggttgaggttattgcttcaCAGGGGTAAACCAGTTATTAAATTCAAAGGTTCACAAACTTTCCcaactgcactgtgaatgtttactcGTCGTTTCAATAATagcatgaaaacgtataatttttgtgtgttgttagtgttaagcagactgtgtttgtctgttgttgtgacttaggaTAGATCAGATCAATTAAGTATGACCAATTTAAGCAGAAGTccagtaattccaaagggttcacattttTTCTTTCCACTGTAAGCTCAGGtaccaaatgggtcttccactctggttaggagagcattttcctAAACCATATCCCTTAAAGTGTAACGTGTCGTCGAtgaggaatcggaccaaagcgcagcgtggtgagtgttcatgacttttattgaaactgaacatttaacaaaaaaaataacaaagagaatacacgaaaccgaaacagtcctgtcaggtgaagAACactaacagaaaacaactacccacaaagcatcgggggaaaagctacctaagtatggttccaatcagagacaacgatagacagcgtccctgattgagaaccatacccgccccaaacatagaaataaagaaacatagaaaaaaacatagaatgcccacccaaatcaccctgaccaaaccaactagaaacataaaaaggctctccAAGTCAGGcctgacagtacccctccccaaAAGTGCAGACTCCGGCCCAAAACTGAACCTATAAGCGAGTCTGTGGGGCATCTATCCGCGGCCTCAGGTgcggacgcagaccccgctccacctctgctCACCCCACTTTgcacctctggtgcgggaccctcgtcgccgacccgaCGGCGAGACCGTCGCTGAGCTCGACGAGACGCTGGAGGACTACCCGGAATGGAGATCGTCTGGAGCTCCGACTGGACCGTCGCTTGAGCCCGGACCTGCTGACCCTCGTCGGCTTCGTGCCAGCACTCTCTCACTGGAAGCTTCGTGCATGGATCCACTGGAGGCCGTCCAtgtcatcactggagcttctccTGATCCACTCACTGGACTTCATGCCATGGACCATCACTGGAAGCTACTGCCTGTCActgagcttcgtgccatggatcatcactggaggcttcttgccatggatctaCTGGAGGTTCTCCAtaatcatcactggagcttctgccatggatcatcactggagagcTTCTTGCCATGATCATCATCGGAGgcttttgccatggatcatcactggaggcttcttagcctggatcatcactggaggctcttccatgcatcatcactggaggctttccatggatcatcactagagcTTCActtccatggatcatcactgaggcttcttgccaagatcatcactggagcttcttcCAGATCTCACTAGAGGCTCTTCAAGATCATCACTGAGCCTTGTGCCACGATCATCCCACCTGCCTATGGTGAAATCAGTGACGCTGCTGAGAGGAGatcggctcataataatgtctggaacgacAGCAATGGAATGAAATCAAAACATGGAACCATGTGTTTAATTATCACAAGCCCACTCGCTCCAAttaagtgccaccaacctcctgtgggaaTCCTTGTGCGTGTCTTTCCCCTCCGTGACTGAGTTagaggacacctgtatctttgtgtcacgcctgaccatagtttgcttatgtatttctattttgtttggtcagggttgATGTgaggcattctatgttgtatgtctgtttgttatttctatgtgtttggcctgatatggttctcaatcagaggcaggtgtcacggtgtctctgattgggagccataatTAGGTAGCCTTTTGTATTGTGGTGGTTCCTGGTCTGTTCCTGTTTTCGGTTTAGTTTTGTTCTCACTATACCGGGACTGTTACGTTCCGTTCGTTATTGTCGGTTTATGTTTTAATTCGTTGttaagtattcttattaaaatgaatactcaccacgctgcatctggTCCGCCGATCTTCcgactactcctcctcagaagaggaggaggactagcGTTACACTTTGGTGAGGGTGTATTGATAAAACCATCCAaactgtaattaataacttccaccatgttcaaagggatttctaatgtcaataagtattatctaccaacaggtgcccttctttgtgaggcatggTGAAagcccttgtctttgtggttgtatcTGTTGAAATTTGCTGTTGACTGAGAACCTAACAAATATTgtagtgtggggtacagagatgaggtagtcattcaaaaattatgttaaacactagattgcaaacagagtgagtccatgcaacactCATGACTAGTTAGgaaatctttactcctgaacttatttagttgCCATAAAAAGGtgttgaatacatattgacttcagcttttcatttttttaggTCCAAAAATCGTAATTctacattatgggtattgtgtgtaggccagtgacacaaaatgtaaATTTGAACATTTTAATGAGAGAGAAATGTTGGACCAATAAGACCAAAAGATTTAATGGAAATTGAATGTAAAGTTTTAATTACAGTGCAATTAATAAACAACACTAAATTCAGCCTCAATTGTTCGTTGATAACACTCAACATAAAATCTGTCACAATAAATCTAAATAATataaactaaaataaataatatgttaTTCTGGTATCGCACCAAAAATGCAGAGAACAGTGACTAGTAGATGTTAACACCATTCTGCATCATGTTAGACTCCTGCACCAACCTTCCTGCTTGTATCAGACCACTGTCTCTCCAACTAACTGTGTCTTCTCTCCTCAGTCATCATTGACTTATATGGACTTAAACTACCTTCAGTTGTCTAGTTGAATCAGCAGTTCCTCTATACTGGAACCCATTAAACATGATACTCTCGTGAAAAGTAGCCTACATCCATCGTATCACCACTAATAACAGTTAAACACTTTTCATCCCAGAAAATTCTACAAATTGCAGATAATCAAAGAGcacacaaataaaatgtaacaaaaGTTCAATCAAAATACTAATACACAATGACAATACTGTACATAAAACCTTAATACCCATTGGAAATATTAACATGCACCTCATATTCACTTGAGATATAAGACCACGGTTGTTAAGTGTGTTACTGGTTCCCTCTACCGACCTCGGCCTGGTTAGAGCACACTGTCCAGCTGGGAGTTCTGTGGAGAGACACAGAAAGGAACAGTTGTCAGGACCGACACTTCAGAAATAATGACTTCATAGTTACAGTTGGTTACACAACACAGTATTCATCAATctcttaaacacacacattctagATGGTTTTAAAAGTTGAGTCAACATTCCCACCTGTCCCTGTGAAAGGTCTGTCATGTACAACCCACTGGGGAGTCTAGtgttctcctcctcctggaagacAAGAATAAAGTATTTTGACATCATTTAGGTTTCATATACAAAAGCACAATCGAGATGAAAATATGTGCATTGAGGCTGGAATATCTTTTACCATGCAAAGAATACGACCAGGCTGAAAAGGAAAAGCAACCCAAGGTTTCCTACAATCTCAAAAACCTGGGTTAAACAGGCTCTTCTTGCcctgtaaataaaaacatattatgGTCATCTGTTCCATAAGAGGAAACAGTTTGCACATTGTCTAACATTACAATTTACACATATACGTAGATGTACacatgtaagatcttaatttacAGTATTGTTCAGCAATAATCCTCAGCAAAGGATTTGAACGTTCTTCGTAATGTTGTTTCCATTGGTGGTGAGGCTATTAGTGGAACAATAAGAGGTACATGAAAAGTTGCAATACTATTAAACTTAACCACGTGTTATTCCAAGCCTTTCGGTGACAAATACCCCACCACATCACCTGTAACCGCCCTATCTGTGTTTCCCACAATGCAATAAACTTCTAAGCAACagaatagtgatcaaattaagatcctacagctgTATCATACCTATATACATATAGCAGGCATGCTTTATCTGGTCTGTTCCACAAAAACAAGTATGACACATATAGCAGGCATGTAGAAGTATATCTCTTCtacatctatctatatctataatATTCTTAATGTTGTGCCGTATTGAATATGCCAATGCTTCTACCTTTAACAGCCAGCTGCACTTCCCTTGACTTCCCACAGCCGTGACTATTTCTTGCTTCACAGTAGTACAGTCCTCCATCACCAACAGTCACATTGAGGGAGTAGCTCTGTCCAGATGCTACCTGTGCTGGTTTACCCTYACTGATCTGGAACCAGGTGAAGTTTGTCACAGGAGGGTTGGCTGTACTGCTGCAGGTTAGATTAACACAGCTGCCCACTAATACTGGATCAGCTGGACTGATGGAGGCCGAGGTGTCCTtaggagagactgagggagaggggtTCATTTAGAATGTATCTGGATATGGTATATTGAATAGTCTCATCAAAACCACTCTATTACATCATCAGTGAAAACATGATAGAATGATCTATTCTACAGGAACCGGTGACTAAATCTTACATGAAACGTTAAGCATCATGTTATGTTCAGCTGTCTTGTTGCTTGCCCCTACTGGGTAGACTGCAGTACAAGTGATGTTCTTCTCATGATGAAGGTATGACGGAGTGAAGGTCACCGTGGAGAGAACTGATTTGGTTTGGTCTGGATTCTCCTGCAGTTGGTTGTAAGGTGTGAACTGTGTTGGGAGAGTCCATGTCAGCTCAGGGGGGTGTTCAGGACAGGGAGCGACAGCAGAGCAGTTCAAACTGACAGGGGTCCCTTCCTTCACCTCACCTGAGACAGTAAGGATGGGACTGGAAGGCAAATCTGTAATACATTGtagataaatatattttacactaATAGTTAAACTGTCCACTTGTTCTACTCTTATCTTTGATGAATGGAATATAAACTGGGAAAAAAGTTGGTTAAAAGTTAAATTGTCTCTTACCCCTGACAACTATTTTAACAGACTTTCCAGTGTCTGTTGCACGGAATGGTTGACTCTCAATCCTGAAGAAGTATTTATTAGTATAATTGGTGGTTACATTGAAGAAGACTGTGGTGCAGTTCTTCTGGGACATGTTTCCAGTTATCTTCCCTTGATATCTGTTGACCGTCTCACTACTGTTAAATATCACATGTCGGACGGGCAACAATGTATGGGCTTTCTTTAATCCACACTCCAAGCGTACAGTATTGTGCTGTTCTTTTGTACCTTATATTGGTCAGCGAATATCAAATGAACATGGATTTGCACACAGGAGCCAGTCAGGTCCATCCAGTTCTACTGGCATTGTGGTGATCAAATCTCGTTTGGCCACAACAGGCCATAAACGACCTGCAAACCATAAAGGACACCACATCAGGCGAGGTTCTGATATATTTTCTGTAAAATCCAACTGATATGTATCTAGCCTACCTAGAGACGGACAGGGGCCCTTTGTTTGGAGGCAAATGCATAACCCATCTTTGTAACTCTCCTCCAGTGTAAAAGAATGTTGGAagatatagaaatgcatttattaaaatTCTATATTTCGTTTGTAGAAAAGTATAGTTCATAACAGAACACCTTAATGCGCAaacttttaaaattatattttgtgaCCTGGCAACAACGTCCTTCAACAGAGGAACCTGCCTGTCCAGCCAATGATTGCAAATCTTGTATCTCACTGAACTGGTATTATCCAAATGACTAATTCATCTTTTGGAGTACAGAGTTTTCAAATTCGGTGTGTAGCCCAATGTGCCATTTGACCCGCAACTATGCAATTCTGTATGTGGAAACATTTGAAGAACCACTCCACTCAAAAACAGAGACAAAACACTCCCCCTATTTTATCCTCTGGCTTCAAACATAGATGATGCTCTTATGTCTCTGGGAGGAAGTCAGCAGGAACCTAATGAATTCCCCAAACCCTCGGCTAAACGTAGAGAGCTCTGAAATATCTCAAATGGTCACCGGAGCATGCAGACTGTGAGAAGAAATTAAAGCTACTGGACTTAATGGATCCATCCAAATGAGAATGATGCATACAATACTAACTGTATACAAGCCAACAGACCTCAATACCCTGCTAGGTGGGGATGTAGCTCCTTTCCTCAGGAAGGTCCTACCATTGCCAGTTATTCAGGGTTAAATGAAGTGTTCCAACAGTCAGAATGACAGACACACTTTAGAAAAAGGAAGAAATAAAGGAAAGGAGCTAAGGAAAATATTGATGATGCAATGAGACATATCTCAAAATCGCAAGAGAGGAAAATTGCTAAAACTAAAACTAGTAATGTGCCTAAGTAAACACTGCCAAGGTTCAGAGACAATGAAGCCATTTCCCTGAAGCACGGCATATTCTGCAATCAAGAACAAACAACCACATGGCATAACACAACCTCTTCAAAGACCTCCCACTGGTGTCTCATAGCGGTCCAATATGCAGGACAGCTTAGTGAGGATCTGACCCTGCCCCCTGGCCACTCAACACTCTGACACCATTCCAAATGGATCTACATGTGGTCATGTTACTATGGCTACTAGCACACAACACAGCTTTCCTTCAGACACGCTCTCGATCGGAGGTGGAATCCTGTAGGGTAACGATCGTCTTGGCGCGCAAGATGAAGGGTAGTAATCACTCTCATTGCACATGTTCATCCTGAGGCCTGGCCGTGGAAGACGGAACGGTAggacataacgaaaaagacaatTAACAATAGCAGAGCTGAACGGCGCTGCACCAACTCAGGTGTAAGAACAGGCCCGGGCCGCGGGGGCTCGGATAGGGGGGCGGTTGGATGTCCGGCCAGGTTTGCGTTTTGTTATCTGTGTGCTGGCGCCTGTGAGTCACTGGACTATCGCATAAGCAGCTCACTTTGTTTGAAGTTAACCATCCGCCCTCCCAAAACACACCTCATAACACTACGCATTGGATCAGTTGGTCCTATCCAAGGAGAGGAGGTATTAAAAACATTGACCAATACTGTCCTTAAAATGAGAAATTGGTCTCAGTCCTTCTAATGAACAACAATTTTTGATAAAGAATCTATAAATGAATAATCCTTTCTACAGTTATTCAGAGTACAAGCCAATACGTTCACCCTGTTGAGATTGCTTATTTATGCATTATGGATGAAACCAAACATATTACATGTAACAACATTTATGAAAttggaaacaattaaatatgatgtgaaattaaattaaacataATGTAATGTTGATGCTAATGCTTATCTTATGCCTAAATGTTAATGATTAATAATAGCCTAAATAATCCATATACTGTAGAGCTATGTTTAAACGATTCCACACTCAAATTCATTCCAATTAAACTCACTAATTATGACACACCCTCACTCGTTGTCATTGGTTTGCACCCTAATGCATTTGTTTGTCTACATACACCGGTTCAAGAATTCATGttaaccctgaagaaggcacaNNNNNNNNNNNNNNNNNNNNNNNNNNNNNNNNNNNNNNNNNNNNNNNNNNNNNNNNNNNNNNNNNNNNNNNNNNNNNNNNNNNNNNNNNNNNNNNNNNNNNNNNNNNNNNNNNNNNNNNNNNNNNNNNNNNNNNNNNNNNNNNNNNNNNNNNNNNNNNNNNNNNNNNNNNNNNNNNNNNNNNNNNNNNNNNNNNNNNNNNNNNNNNNNNNNNNNNNNNNNNNNNNNNNNNNNNNNNNNNNNNNNNNNNNNNNNNNNNNNNNNNNNNNNNNNNNNNNNNNNNNNNNNNNNNNNNNNNNNNNNNNNNNNNNNNNNNNNNNNNNNNNNNNNNNNNNNNNNNNNNNNNNNNNNNNNNNNNNNNNNNNNNNNNNNNNNNNNNNNNNNNNNNNNNNNNNNNNNNNNNNNNNNNNNNNNNNNNNNNNNNNNNNNNNNNNNNNNNNNNNNNNNNNNNNNNNNNNNNNNNNNNNNNNNNNNNNNNNNNNNNNNNNNNNNNNNNNNNNNNNNNNNNNNNNNNNNNNNNNNNNNNNNNNNNNNNNNNNNNNNNNNNNNNNNNNNNNNNNNNNNNNNNNNNNNNNNNNNNNNNNNNNNNNNNNNNNNNNNNNNNNNNNNNNNNNNNNNNNNNNNNNNNNNNNNNNNNNNNNNNNNNNNNNNNNNNNNNNNNNNNNNNNNNNNNNNNNNNNNNNNNNNNNNNNNNNNNNNNNNNNNNNNNNNNNNNNNNNNNNNNNNNNNNNNNNNNNNNNNNNNNNNNNNNNNNNNNNNNNNNNNNNNNNNNNNNNNNNNNNNNNNNNNNNNNNNNNNNNNNNNTTTTTGtttactgaatgttatcagatcttcaaccaaaacctattagataaagggaacttgAGTTTAGAAATCTAAAAAAAATAGTCAcagttatttaatttatttcattaacaaagttatgcatcAACCAGTTCCCCGTGTGAAAAAGGAATTGCCACCTTactctcaataactggttgtgccaccattccaaaacacacaatcaagtcagCATGAAAATTGATATAAAGCAACAAATTTAAAGTTTTGTAATGGCctagtccagacctaatccctaTTGAGATATTGTGACAGTTCAtgattgaaaacccacaaatgtcttTGAGTTAAAACCCACAgcaacgtgagagactgatcaacaactacaggaagtgctTGATTGGAGTCATTTCAGCTAAAGGagacacaaccagttattgagagtaagggggcaattactttttcacacagggacaTTGGGTGTTGCACAACTTTGTtagtgaaataaatgaaataagtatgtaattgttgtgttatttgttcactcaggttccattGATCTAATATCAGCTTTTGATTGaatatctgataacattcagtatcaaaaatatgctaCAACTTTTACACAGAAGTTTAAATACAGACTATTAAAATATACTAATCAGGAATTAAATGTACACTTTTCTACACAATTAAAAAGCTGGAATATAGCGCATCCCATAAAATATAATGACTTGTGGTTATTCCTTTATGTTTGATTCATAACtagttgttgttgtgtggaaGACTCACCTGACATAAAGAGGACAATGAGAAAAAACATGTTCTCAGGACAAGCCATGTGAGAACTCACACACTACTGATCACCTGAAACAGTACAAACATACACTTACTGGTAGAGTAGCTTAACTCACACAACACATTGCATTGAACCATCTCCATATCAAATACACTATGTCCTTCAGTTGTGAAGATAATACATGAACAAACAGCAGTACTTTAGAACATATTGAATCTCATTACTCATAATTCATTTCCTTTAAtttattttgaacattcaa includes:
- the LOC112078957 gene encoding sialic acid-binding Ig-like lectin 7, whose product is KAHTLLPVRHVIFNSSETVNRYQGKITGNMSQKNCTTVFFNVTTNYTNKYFFRIESQPFRATDTGKSVKIVVRDLPSSPILTVSGEVKEGTPVSLNCSAVAPCPEHPPELTWTLPTQFTPYNQLQENPDQTKSVLSTVTFTPSYLHHEKNITCTAVYPVGASNKTAEHNMMLNVSFSPKDTSASISPADPVLVGSCVNLTCSSTANPPVTNFTWFQISXGKPAQVASGQSYSLNVTVGDGGLYYCEARNSHGCGKSREVQLAVKVDPCTKLPVRECWHEADEGQQVRAQATVQSELQTISIPGSPPASRRAQRRSRRRVGDEGPAPEVQSGVSQERANDLQGLSGKVEIGALFDSQVLVFWEKETQNLRVYFTWQVGADFPQQVGGELKALEDRVRN